The DNA segment CCGGCGACGGGCTGATCGTCTTCCTCGACGAGATCCACACGCTGGTCGGCGCCGGCGGTGGCGGCGGCGAGGGCGGTGGCATGGACGCCAGCAACATGCTGAAGCCGGCACTGGCCCGGGGCAAGCTGCGCGTCATCGGCGCCACCACGCTCGACGAGTACCGCAAGAACATCGAGAAGGACGCCGCGCTGGCCCGCCGCTTCCAGCCGGTCCTCGTGGGCGAGCCGTCGGTCGAGGACACCGTGGCGATCCTGCGCGGCCTGCGGGACAACTACGAGGCCCACCACCAGGTGCGGATCACCGACGAGGCGCTGGACGCCGCCGCGGTGCTCTCCGACCGGTACATCACCGACCGGTTCCTGCCGGACAAGGCGATCGACCTGATCGACCAGGCCGGCGCGCGGGTGCGGCTGCGGGTGAAGACCCCGGACGCCGGCCTGCGGGAGCGCGAGCGGCAACTGGAGGAGCTGTCCCGGGACCGGGACCAGGCGGTCGCGGCCGAGAAGTACGAGCGCGCCTCCGAACTCCGCGACCAGATCAACACGCTGAAGGAGCAGATCGCCAGCGCCGGCGTCGGCCCCGACGGCATCCCGCAGGTGACCCAGGACGACGTCGCCGAGGTGGTGTCGCGGTCCACCGGCGTGCCGGTCGCGCAGCTCACCGAGGCCGAGCGGGACCGCCTGCTCCGGCTCGAGCAGCACCTGCACGCACACGTCATCGGCCAGGAGGACGCCGTCGAGGCGGTCGCCGAAGCGGTACGCCGCTCCCGGGCCGGGCTCGGCGACGAGGACCGGCCGGTCGGCAGCTTCCTGTTCCTCGGCCCGACCGGTGTCGGCAAGACCGAGCTGGCCCGCTCGCTCGCGGACGCGCTGTTCGGCGAGCCGGACCGGATGATCCGGCTGGACATGAGCGAGTTCCAGGAGCGGCACACCGTGTCGCGGCTGGTCGGCGCGCCTCCCGGCTACGTCGGCTACGACGAGGCGGGACAGCTGACCGAGGCGGTGCGGCGCCGTCCGTACAGCGTGGTTCTGCTCGACGAGATCGAGAAGGCCCACCCGGACGTCTTCAACATCCTGCTCCAGGTGCTCGACGACGGCCGGCTCACCGACAGCCAGGGACGGACCGTCAGCTTCAAGAACACCGTCCTGATCATGACCTCGAACCTCGGCTCGGATCTGATCACCGGTTCCACCCGTAGCGTCGGCTTCGGGGCTGCCCCCGGTGGCCGCTCCGCCGACGACGAGCTCCGCGACCGGCTCGACCGCCGGCTCAAGGAGTCGCTGCGGCCCGAGTTCATCAACCGGATCGACGAGATCATCATCTTCCGTCAGCTGGAGACGGAGCAGCTCCACAAGATCACATCGATGCTGCTGGAGGAGACGCGCCGCCGCCTGCACGCCCAGGACGTCCAGATGGAGATCACCGACGCGGCCGTGGACTGGCTCGCCGAGCGTGGCTACCAGCCGGAGTTCGGAGCTCGCCCGCTGCGCCGCACCATCCAGCGTGAACTCGACAACCGCCTGTCGAAGATGCTGCTCGCCGCCGACCTGGCGCCGGGCCGCAAGGTCCGCGTCGACGTGGCCGATGACCAGCTGACCTTCGAGGTCGAGTCGTCGGTGGCGGCTCGGTAGGTTCGCTGTTCGTGAGGGCGCCGGGGCTCAGGCTCCGGCGCCCCTTCTTCTTGTACGCCGGCAGCTCCGCTTGACCGGACCGTCGTGTGCGCTCGCAGCCCCGGCGATCTTCATCAGGGGACGGGCAGGTGGCGGGTGAGGGGCGGCGAGCACGTGAGCGCACGCGGCCGGGGACTGCGTGCGTTGGCGGCCCGGTGGGCGCACGCAGAACCGGGGCGCGTGCTGGTGGCCCGGGGCGGTGGGCGCACACAACACAAAGGCTGCGTGCGCTAGCCGCCGCCAGGGGGGCGGTGGGCGCACACGACACGAAGCTGCGTACGCCGACCGCCGCCAGGGGGCGATCAGCGCACACGGAAACAAAGGCTGCGTGCGCCGACCGCCGCCAGGGGGGCAATCAGCGCACACGACACAACGACTGCGTGCGCTAGCCGCCACCAGGGGCAGTGGGCGTACACGACACGAAGCTGCGTGCGCCGACCGCCGCCAGGGGGCGATCAGCGCACACGAAACAACGACTGCGTGCGCTAGCCGCCACCAGGGGGGCAATCAGCGCACACGAAACAACGACTGCGTGCGCTAGCCGCCACCAGGGGGGCAATCAGCGCACACGAAACAACGACTGCGTGCGCTAGCCGCCACCAGGGGCGGTGGGCGCACACGACACGAAGCTGCGTGCGCTAGCCGCCACCAGGGGGGCAATCAGCGCACACGAAACAAAGGCTGCGTGCGCCGACCGCCGCCAGGGGGGCGGTGGGCGCACACGACACAACGACTGCGTGCGCTAGCCGCCGCCAGGGGGCGATCAGCGCACGCGACGCAAAGGCTGCGTGCGCTGACCGCCGCCACGGGGCGGTGGGCGGACGCAGGACCCGGCGCTGTGTGCGCTCACCTCCTCGTGCGGCGGCGGCCGGCTCACCGAGGGCGGGCCGGCGTACAGGGAAAAGGGTTGGAAGGTGGGGGTTGACGGGCACTATCCGGTGGAGGGGACACGCCACCGGGGAGTGGATCCGGCGGGACCCCGGTGGCGGCGGCGGGCAGTCATGATCCACAATGGACAGGTCGATCACCAGGGCTGATCGGGGGGATGGATGTGCGTCCACAACGCACACCAGGAACCTCACCCCCTGCCAAATCGGGGCATCCGAGGACGGCCGGGCGGCAACCGGGCGGTAGGCTGCGAATAGCAAGCAGAGTTTCGTACAGGAGGCTGCACGGGTGGCCAGTGTCGCCGAGGTCAGAGCTGCCGTGGACGCCGCGCTCCAGCAGGTCTCCGAGGGCCAGGCGGCGATAGAGGCGGCTCGTCAGCGGCTCAGTGAGGCCCAGCAGAGCCTGGCCGCGGCCCTCGACGGCAGCGCCAGTGATCTGGTGGGGGCGGCGCACGCCTCGCTGTCGCAGGCCGATCAGCAGTTGGAGGAGTGCCTGGGGGCGACGCTGGTGGCGGTCGAGCAGGCTCAGACCTACACGGCGCAGCTCTGACGCGATGTCGCTGCTGCAAGAGCTCGGCGCCCAGCTTCGGGCCACCGCTGACGACCTTCCCGCGGGGCTGATCACGGTGGCGATGGAGCGGCTGCGCAACGCCACGGAGATCCTCAACTGGGTGCGTGAGCAGTCGGTCGACGATCTCGGGGTGCCGGTTCTGGGCAACGCCACCGAGCATGCGGAGCGGGCGGCGGCAGCGGTGCGGGCCGCGCAGGACGCGATCGAGGCCTATCTCGCGGCGGTCGGGCTGGCCGGGACGCCCGGTGCGGCGCCCGGTCAGGAGTGGCGGGCCGCGCTCCGGCACGAGGAGACCCGGCCGGCGGCAACGGACACGAGCGAGAAACCCGAGACCCTCGGCCCCTGGTGGCAGCAGCGCGTCGCTCAGCTGACCGGCGAGCCGGCGCCGCAGGACCAGAGAGATCAGGAGCAGACCGGTACGACGGAGCTCCTGCGCCGGGTCGCCGCCGGAGTCAGAGCCGGCGACCGCGCCCGCCTCGGCCGCGAACTTCATGCCGTCAGCGCCTCGACCGGCCTCGGCCTGTCCGCGGTGACACCGCCGGTCCTGCATCGGCTGGCCGGCGATCTGCTCGGTCACGAACCGCGACCGGAGGACGTCCCCCGGCTGCGCAGCGCCGCCGAGTCGCGGGTGAGGGCGCTGCTCCCGGGCACGTCGCCGGCGGTGCTGGAGACACTGATCGCCCGGGTCTGCCGTGTTCCGGTGAAGAGTGAGGAGCAGCAGACGAGCCACCCGGCGGACAACGCGGTGACGGCGAGTGTGCTGACCGGCGTGCTGCTGGCCCGCCTCGGCCGTGATGCCGGCTCGCTGGATCCCGACGCACCGGAGCCGGTCCGGAACGCCGACGACAAAACGGTAGGAAATGGCTGAATCCACCAAGCAGCGGGTCATGGAGATCCGGGCCGGGCTCTCCCACGCGCTCGGCGCCGCACAGACCGCGCTGGAGCTCGCGCAGCAGGCCGCCGCCGCGGCCGACGAGCGCCGCCGCCGGGTGCTCGCCGCGGCGACCGGGCGGCAGCGCAAGCTCGCGGCGGCCCGGGACGAGCGGATCGACGAGATCGACGACTGGCACGACACCGAGCTGTCGGCGCTGGCCGGGGCCGCCGCCGCCGCTGCCGACCGGGCCGCGCCGGGGGCGGCCGGCGAGCCGTGGCACAGCTGGGAGGCGACGCCGCTGCCGAAGGCCGCCGAGCTGCGGGTGGGCCGGTTGCTGCTGCCGGAGGCGCCGATACCGCATCCGGAGCGCACCGATCCGTGGTCGACCGCGCCCGGCACACCGCGGGAGACGGTCAAGGAGGACGGCCCGCCCGAGGTGCCGGCGCTGGTGCCGCTGCTCGACAGCGGGCACATCGTGGTGGAGGGCGCTGAGATCGAGGCCGACGCGCTGGTGGCGGGCCTGCTGCTGCGGGCGCTCGGCACCAGCGCGCCGGGCGCCGTCCAGATCATCGGGTACGACCCCGAGCACCTCGGTGGCGGACTCGCCGGCTTCGCGCCCCTGGCCTCCGCCGGGGTGCTGACCTTCACCGGCCCGGGCGAGCTGCCGGCCCTCCTCGACGACCTGGTCGGCCACGTGCGGCGGATCAACGAGAAGGTCCTCGCCGGTGAGTACACGTCGTTGCGCGAGCTGCACGCGGCCACCAAGCGCCGGCCCGAGCCGTGGCGGGTGGCGGTCCTGCTCGGGGCGCCGGAGCTGTCCCGGCACGAGCGGTCGCAGCTGGACCGGCTGCTGCGCACCGGAGCGGCCTGCGGGGTGCACCTGGTGATCCGGGGGCTGGCCGTGGAGCCGGGGCCGGGCATCGAGTTCGTGCACGCGGCGCCCGGTGACGACGCGAGGGTGGCCGGAGCGGGAGATCTTCCCGTACGCCTGGATCCCGGTCCCTGGCCGGAGCTGGTCACCGCGACCTGCCGGCAGATCGCCGAGACGGTCGCCGCCGGTCCGGCGCCGGTCGCGCTGGAGAGCCTGCTGCCGGAGCCGGGCGAGGAGTGGCAGCAGAGCTCGGCGTCGGCGCTGACCGCGCCGCTCGGCGACAGCCCGCAGGGTTCCCCGGTGACGGTGACGCTGAGCGACTACCCGCCGCACGCGCTGATCGCCGGCCCGTCCGGAACGGGCAAGACCAACTTCATCTACGCCTGGCTGGGCGCGCTCGCGGCCCGCTACTCCCCCGGCGAGCTGGCGTTCTACCTGCTCGACTTCAAGGAGGGCGTGTCGTTCGCCCGGTTCGCGCCGGGCCGGCGGGACCCGAGCTGGTTGCCGCACGTCCGGCTGGTCGGCGTCAACGTCAACACCGACCGGGAGTTCGGCCTGGCGCTGCTCCGGTTCCTCAGCGCCGAGCTGCGGCGGCGCGCCGACGCGGCGAAACAGCACGAGGTGACGAACCTGGCCGAGCTGCGCGCCGAGGACCCGGAGGGCAGCTGGCCGCGGATCGTCGCGGTGGTCGACGAGTTCCAGGTGCTGCTGGCCGGCCGGGACGCGGTCGCCGCCGAGGCCGTGGACCTGCTCGAAGACCTCGCCCGCCGGGGCCGTTCGCAGGGCATCCACCTGGTCCTGGCGAGTCAGGACGTCTCCGGCATCGAGGCGCTCTGGGGCCGGCCCGCGCTGGTGGCCCAGTTCTCGCTGCGGATCGCCCTGCCGAAGGCCCGCCGGGTCCTCGCCGAGCAGAACAACGCCGCCGACACCCTGCGGCGCTACCACGCCGTGGTGAACGCCGATTCCGGCGCGGCCTCGGCGAACCGGGTGGTCCGGGTGCCGTCGGCGGGCGACCGGGACCAGTGGAGCGCCCTGCAGCACCGGCTCTGGCGCAAACGGCCGCCGGAGCTGGGGCCGCCGCGGCTCTTCGACGGTGACGCCGTGCCGCGGCTCGCGGACAGCCCGGATTTCCGGTTGCTGCGGCCGTCCGAGTCGCCGGCCGCCCCGATGGTCCTGCTCGGCGAGACGATCGACGTCACGGCACGGTCGGCGCGGACGCTGCTGCGCCGCGCTCCCGGCCGCAACCTGGCCGTGCTCGGCACCCGGGTCGACGAGGCCTGTGCCGTGCTCGCCACCGCCGGGCGCTCGCTCGCCGCGCAGTTCACCCCGGAGGGCGCCCGGTTCTCGGTGGTCTGCCTCGATCCCGACGCCCGGGCCGCCGCCGAGGCGCTGCACGCCCGGATACCGGAGTGCGGCTGGTACGACACCGAGAACGTCGACTGGCTCCTCGAGGACGCCGCCGCCGAGGCGACGGCGGCCTGGCCGGCGGACCGCCCGCACTTCATCCTGATCTACGCGGCGGACGCCCTGCCGGGTGGCAAGGCCGCCGGTGATCAGCTGCGGACCGTGCTGCGGCAGGGTCCGGAGCGCCGGCTGCACGTGCTGGGCTGGTGGCGCGGGGCGGGGCTGCTGCGCGATTCGCTCGGCGGGCAGGCCTCGCGTACCGATCCGATCGGCGCGTGGGTCGCGCTCGACGTGCACGGCAGCGAGCTCGCGCCGTTCTACCCGGGGACGGGGGCGCCCAACTGGTACCCGCGCCCGTGGCGAGCCCTGCACTTCGACCGCTCGGTGCACCGTGGCGCCGAGGTGATCATCCCTTACGGAACATCATGAGCGAACTGCAGCCGTCCGATTTCGAGCGCGCCGACTACCGCACGGTCCTGCGCCGGCTCACCACGCTGGACCAGCGCGCCGCCGCGCTGCGCGAGGAGGCGGAGCGATGGCACGCCGAGCGGGTCGCTTCCGCTTCGGAGGCGGTCGAGGCCGCGGAGGAGGAGGTACGGGAGGCCCGTGCCGCCGTCCGGGCCGCTCAACGGTCGCTCGAGACCGTCGACGCCCGGGCAGCCGGGTTGTGGTCCGAATTCGTGCATCGGGTGGGTCCCGCCGCGGAGCGGTTCGGGCGGACCCTGCCACCGGCCAGCATCCCCCGGCAGCGGGTGGAGCGGGATGCCCAGGACTACCTGGACGAGGTGGAGAGCCGGGTCAAGTACACGGCGCCGGCCCGGCCGTTCACCATCGGCACCAAGATCCTGTTCGTCATCTTCGGGTTCGCCGGCGGCGTCCTCGGCGTGATCGGCAACGTGGCGCTGCGGCAGACCGGCGAGGCGGCCGGCGGCGACTGGCACCAGGCCGCCCCGGTGGTCGCCCTGCTGGTCCTGCTGGCCTGCCCGGTCCTGGCCGTGGTCACCGCGAAGCTGGTCGCCGACAAGCGCGGGGTCGGCCTGGACACCGCCGCCGTGGCGACGGTGCTGACGACCGGTCTGGTGACCGCGGGCCTGCTGTTCACGGCGGTGCAGTTCGCGCAGACGGGCACCTAGCCGGGCACCGCCATGCCTTCGGTCAGCAGGCGGCGGGCCAGGACCAGGCGATCCTCCTCGTCGTCCAGGGGCAGATCGCCCACCCGGTGCGACCCGCCGCCGAGGGCTCGCCGGACAGCCGGGACGCAGGCCGAGGGGAAGCGCAGGGTCCGTACCGGGGTGTGCAGCTCACCCTCCGGTGTCAGCCGCCAGCGCAGACCCGGGCGGACCGCGATCACGGCGTCGCCGGTGAGGGCCGCCGCGAAGTCCAGCTGGGCCAGCGGGCTGAGCGGCGCCGGGCGGGTCGCCGGCCAGTCGCGCCGGCGCAGACGGCCGGCCAGGGCGGACGGGTCGGTCGTCGCCAGCCGCTCGGTGAGCGCGGCGGCGGTCGCGGCCAGCTCCGGGGCGAGGGCGTCCGGGTCGGACACGTCGAGGCCGTACGGGAGGGTCGCCCGCAGCCGAGGGTCCTCCATGGCGTGAGCGAGGAGCTCTTCGGCGAGGGCGTACCGGGTCAGGCCCCGCACCCCGATGGTGACGTGCAGCGACCGGCCGCCGAGGGCGCGGGCCGAATGCAGCCAGCCGCGCGGCAGGTAGAGGACGTCACCGGGTTCGAGGACGACGTCGAGGGCCGGTTCGCCGGCGGCGGTCGCGGCCACCTCGTCGGCCACGCCACCCCACTGCTGGTTCTCCAGGGGATCCGGCAGCACGGGCGGGTGGACGTACCACCGCTTGGTGCCGTTGATCTGCAGGACGAAGACGTCGTGCGTGTCGTAGTGGGTGCTGAAGCCCTGGCTCGCGGGTGGCGTGAGGTAGGCGTTGATCTGCAGGGGCCGGTTCAGCTGGGCGCCGAGGTCGCCGGCGAAGTCGATCAGGGGCGGCCAGAGCCGGTGCAGACCTTGCAGGACCAGTGTGGCGCCGTCCGCGTACAGGCCCATGACCTGCTCGTCGAGCACCTGGTCGGCGATCTCCGCGCCGGCGCCGCCACCGCCGGTGAACCGGCTCGCCGGCAGCACCGTGCCCTGCTTCGCGACGCGGAGGAACGGGGTGCGCAGGCCGCGCCGGCTGAGGAGTTCGTCGACGGCGGCCGGGGAGAGCAGATCGGCGAAACCGTCCGGGCCGCCGAGGTCGGCGGCCCGGGACAGCAGGGGTTCGCGGCCCCAGACGGCGCCGGCGAACTTCTCCTCGTCGAGCGCGACGAGGCGATCCAGAGCGGTCCTCAAGAGGCGCCCCCGCTACGGCTCGACGGGTTCGTTCCGTCGTCGGCCGCGCCGTCGGCTCCCCCGTCGCGGCCGTGCGGGTTGGCGCCGCCGTCGGCCACGCCCTCCGGGGCGCTCGACGCCGCGCCGTCCGCACCGCCGTCGCGGCCGATCGGGTTCGCGCCGCCGTCCGCGGGGCCTTCGCCGTCCAGGCCGTCCGGGTCCGAGCTGATGATGTCGCTGTCAGAGAGTGCCACGGTCCGCTCCTTTTGCCACGAATGTCCGGTCAGTACGTTACCCGGGATGATCACGTCTAATCCCGGGTAACCAGCGGTCCATGCTCTGGATCGGGACCTCGGGATGGCAGTACCGGGACTGGCGGCCCGCGAAGGGCGCCGACGAGACCGGCCACCTCTACCCGGCAGGGCTGCCGCAGCGGCTCTGGCTGGAGCACTACGCGGCCCGGTTCGACGTCGTCGAGGTGAACAACGCGTTCTACCGGCTGCCCGAGCGGCACACCTTCGAGCAGTGGCGGGACCGCACCCCGGACGGATTCCGGTTCGCGGTGAAGATGAGCCGCTACCTGACGCACGTGAAGCGGCTGCGCGAGCCGGCCGAGCCGGTGGCCCGGTTCCTGGACCGCGCCGCGGGACTGGGCGCCAAGCTGGGACCGGTGCTGCTGCAGCTGCCGCCGACGCTCAAGGCCGATCTGGAGGCACTGGACGCCACCCTGCGGGAGTTCCCGCCGGAGGTCCGGGTGGCGGTCGAGCCACGGCACGAGACCTGGTTCACGCCCGGCTGCGAGGAACTGCTGAAGCGGCACGGCGCCGCACTCTGCTGGGCGGATCGGCGCGGGCGCCCGGTCACGCCGCTGTGGCGCACGGCGGACTGGGGTTACCTGCGATTACACGA comes from the Actinoplanes sp. OR16 genome and includes:
- a CDS encoding FtsK/SpoIIIE domain-containing protein → MAESTKQRVMEIRAGLSHALGAAQTALELAQQAAAAADERRRRVLAAATGRQRKLAAARDERIDEIDDWHDTELSALAGAAAAAADRAAPGAAGEPWHSWEATPLPKAAELRVGRLLLPEAPIPHPERTDPWSTAPGTPRETVKEDGPPEVPALVPLLDSGHIVVEGAEIEADALVAGLLLRALGTSAPGAVQIIGYDPEHLGGGLAGFAPLASAGVLTFTGPGELPALLDDLVGHVRRINEKVLAGEYTSLRELHAATKRRPEPWRVAVLLGAPELSRHERSQLDRLLRTGAACGVHLVIRGLAVEPGPGIEFVHAAPGDDARVAGAGDLPVRLDPGPWPELVTATCRQIAETVAAGPAPVALESLLPEPGEEWQQSSASALTAPLGDSPQGSPVTVTLSDYPPHALIAGPSGTGKTNFIYAWLGALAARYSPGELAFYLLDFKEGVSFARFAPGRRDPSWLPHVRLVGVNVNTDREFGLALLRFLSAELRRRADAAKQHEVTNLAELRAEDPEGSWPRIVAVVDEFQVLLAGRDAVAAEAVDLLEDLARRGRSQGIHLVLASQDVSGIEALWGRPALVAQFSLRIALPKARRVLAEQNNAADTLRRYHAVVNADSGAASANRVVRVPSAGDRDQWSALQHRLWRKRPPELGPPRLFDGDAVPRLADSPDFRLLRPSESPAAPMVLLGETIDVTARSARTLLRRAPGRNLAVLGTRVDEACAVLATAGRSLAAQFTPEGARFSVVCLDPDARAAAEALHARIPECGWYDTENVDWLLEDAAAEATAAWPADRPHFILIYAADALPGGKAAGDQLRTVLRQGPERRLHVLGWWRGAGLLRDSLGGQASRTDPIGAWVALDVHGSELAPFYPGTGAPNWYPRPWRALHFDRSVHRGAEVIIPYGTS
- a CDS encoding DUF72 domain-containing protein, with protein sequence MLWIGTSGWQYRDWRPAKGADETGHLYPAGLPQRLWLEHYAARFDVVEVNNAFYRLPERHTFEQWRDRTPDGFRFAVKMSRYLTHVKRLREPAEPVARFLDRAAGLGAKLGPVLLQLPPTLKADLEALDATLREFPPEVRVAVEPRHETWFTPGCEELLKRHGAALCWADRRGRPVTPLWRTADWGYLRLHEGAGKPWPRYGRQALHSWLERLSAPETFVFFNNDPGGAAVIDAGVLARRAGRENREISHVPRVPPR
- a CDS encoding ATP-dependent Clp protease ATP-binding subunit — encoded protein: MGPFGPAGSGQWDDLFARFFGAAGPQRPAQRFDIARYMSNDARQVLADAARRAAELSGASGGGNVLADLDTDHLLWAVLQQEPMKQTVRRAGTDPVALLAELDAQATTDAARTAAANRGAEMGAAGREVPEQVSLTPAAKRALLDSLQISRAVGASYIGPEHILMALGLNTDSAAGRLLAGRLDPRNIPHPETSSSQSGGGHHHHPSNANTPTLEQFGVDLTESARRGEIDPVVGRADEIEQAVEILSRRTKNNPVLIGEAGVGKTAIVEGLAQRIVDGDVPLTLQDKRVIQLDLAGLVAGTRYRGDFEERLRKVIEEIQASGDGLIVFLDEIHTLVGAGGGGGEGGGMDASNMLKPALARGKLRVIGATTLDEYRKNIEKDAALARRFQPVLVGEPSVEDTVAILRGLRDNYEAHHQVRITDEALDAAAVLSDRYITDRFLPDKAIDLIDQAGARVRLRVKTPDAGLRERERQLEELSRDRDQAVAAEKYERASELRDQINTLKEQIASAGVGPDGIPQVTQDDVAEVVSRSTGVPVAQLTEAERDRLLRLEQHLHAHVIGQEDAVEAVAEAVRRSRAGLGDEDRPVGSFLFLGPTGVGKTELARSLADALFGEPDRMIRLDMSEFQERHTVSRLVGAPPGYVGYDEAGQLTEAVRRRPYSVVLLDEIEKAHPDVFNILLQVLDDGRLTDSQGRTVSFKNTVLIMTSNLGSDLITGSTRSVGFGAAPGGRSADDELRDRLDRRLKESLRPEFINRIDEIIIFRQLETEQLHKITSMLLEETRRRLHAQDVQMEITDAAVDWLAERGYQPEFGARPLRRTIQRELDNRLSKMLLAADLAPGRKVRVDVADDQLTFEVESSVAAR
- a CDS encoding cupin domain-containing protein, encoding MRTALDRLVALDEEKFAGAVWGREPLLSRAADLGGPDGFADLLSPAAVDELLSRRGLRTPFLRVAKQGTVLPASRFTGGGGAGAEIADQVLDEQVMGLYADGATLVLQGLHRLWPPLIDFAGDLGAQLNRPLQINAYLTPPASQGFSTHYDTHDVFVLQINGTKRWYVHPPVLPDPLENQQWGGVADEVAATAAGEPALDVVLEPGDVLYLPRGWLHSARALGGRSLHVTIGVRGLTRYALAEELLAHAMEDPRLRATLPYGLDVSDPDALAPELAATAAALTERLATTDPSALAGRLRRRDWPATRPAPLSPLAQLDFAAALTGDAVIAVRPGLRWRLTPEGELHTPVRTLRFPSACVPAVRRALGGGSHRVGDLPLDDEEDRLVLARRLLTEGMAVPG